In the genome of Neodiprion fabricii isolate iyNeoFabr1 chromosome 4, iyNeoFabr1.1, whole genome shotgun sequence, the window TTTATAGAATATACGTGTTTAAAGGTGTCAGCTTGCAAATAATATTGCGATCATTTAGATAGTAGGGCTTTAATTGGAAAGTGTGCCCTTCAAGTcgcaattcatttttcataaaacgATGTAAGAGTCCGCAATAATATACCTTTAGGAAGCAAATAAGTTTAGATAAATATTGCTTACCGCAGCTGTGATGGTACCCAATATCGATTCAGGTATTCTGCCagctttttttaaaatcagaTCCAGCGATCCGCCATCCATGTATTCCATGCATATGCTAATTTCGCCATCGCTAAAACAGCAATAACcattgaaaaaagttgaagtttTACACAACAAGCAAATTGACGGGATTAGCAAAATTATACCTGTAAAATGCTCCGTAGAAGCCTACGATGTGTGCGAAATTACACTCGTGGAGAACTTTGAGTTCccttattatttgttttttgatgGCTGGTTTTACCTCCAGGTGGATCAGCTGAAATTACAACGAAAGAAATACAAGttgatatataaatattctgAATTATAGTTTACATTCAGCAGTGATAAATTCCAACATACCTTTCGAGCCATGATGAGACCGTACTTTTTGTGCCTGACTTTCATAACAACGCCACCATTTCCTGCACCCAGTTCtcctaatttttcaaaatcctcatCACATAATTCACCAACTTTCTCTTTTTGACCAAGAAAACTTTCCAATCTTTTGCGTTGTTCTTCATCCATTTCTAGTTCTTCTAATCGCTCTTGGAGAGCGTCGATACTCATTTTTCCCATCACACCACTGcatcattttattaaattaataaatgtaAACACACCCACAGATTTCGTGGCAACTGTATTGAGGCTGCTAGTTACGCAGaaacaatttgaaacaatttaaacaTCTATGTTGTTATTTCACAGGAATAAATCCACCGAAATTTCAATACATGAACGACTCCACAAAATTAATAGTGACAATAAAACGGAAGGTGGAAATATATCGATATTACGCAATTCTTGGAATGTGTATGTTGTGATGTCagtcaataataaatttcatagaGTACATTCCTTGACGAATTTAAAGTATATTTACAGTGATGGAAACAACAATTGATCAAATTTGctgtaaataataaacgatACTTGCTTATTCGGGGTAAACAATATGTTTCGAAgttcaatatttattaatatgtaCCAGTATTTTggagaaaatgttgaatattgTATCTGAAACTTCGGTTGATCAAGCTTATCTTGTAAACTCTATTAAATTCTTGAGGAGTAAATGAAACTTGGTGAGCTATCGGGAAGCACGACTTGATGAACTTAGGGCTAAATATCGCATCCATTTATCATTCAAATTCAGTATTAGTGACAACTATAGTTTTGACAGCTAAAGTAATGAACTGTACAATTATAAGTGGGTTACATAAGTGACAAACATAAGTGACTCGAATTTTCGGGTTCAAGTTTGCAAGTAAAGGCAACATAACAAATACGAGTATAGAAGGTTCACCGGATTGCAGTGAAAAACTATACTTAAGGTTTGCTATGTGTATATGATTTTCCTTCATTTGCGATTTCCTGAATTGTCAATTGGTGAATTGATTGAATTACTTATGTTggtattttgttattttgagGTTCGAACTTCCATCACATTTCAAATTGCAGTTTTATAAGTTGTGATTGACAAAATAGATTAGATATCAATCAAGACACTTTTAATTAGACACGATATGCAGACTAGTATCTCATACATTTGTATAACAGGTTTTAAAATTGAACCAGATTGTCTAAATTATCTAGTAATCAATGAAAACTGTAAGCATATCTATTAGTTGCATATGTAAAgcatattcaaaaaaatttactacaaGGTGCAggttcaaaaatcaatttaggTTAACAATTTCCATAGAAAGAATATAGACtagttaaataaaaatatccagaATTGGAATCTCAAGCTTTTCGAATTTGTTCACATAACTCATGCAGACTATTAAggaaacagaaaaatgtattttgcTTAGAAACAGTACTATTTCTTCTACTGATAACTATTCACACTGGAATGTAAAGTGGAAAACcatttattgcaaaaactgaatttttctcatgGAATAAACTTCTACTATCATCAGTATCAAAATCGCTCTTCATATTTGCATGGTAACCATGACTGTAAGACAATGTCAAGTTTCTTACTTTTCTTAATCCTCCGGGGATAACATTCACTGGCAGCGCAGTTATCATCTCACATGTGTGTTGCAGTTGTAGATAATAACAAAATACAGTAATTCGCAAAACTTCTAATGACAGTATAACGGAGGCCGAATTTATTCCATCATTTACTATGTGACTAGCGTACAAATTGCATCCAAATAGAGACGCTGTGGCGCGACTAAGCACGGTGTATAGGAtagtgaatttaaaaaacattgAAGTGTAAACAATGATGGTTGAACGATTAATTACAGCCTAATCAACTCTTCCAAAAGGTATTACATACGaggtattattataaaagagTAAACTTACTCTGGAATGGGTACTGCAGGTTCGGTGTAAACAGGCAACGGCGGAACCGGTGGCGAAGGTGAAACTGCTGCTACAGGTTCTATAGAACCTGGAGGTAGAGTCAGGTTCAATTTGTTCTTTGACATTTGTTACGGTGTGTTGAAAGCCTTTGAAAATCAAGAAGTCTTCTTTGAAAGGTAAGAATGAAAGTCGGGAACACTGCAGAGCGTTGAGTATCTCCCGTTAGTTGGTGGCACTTTATTATCTACTCGAAATCTCGATTTACCGGAGTATCAGTTAGTCGCGCATTATCATCAATATTCAATAGCTAAAAGCTCAAAGCAATCAAATAGCTGTGCACACATATGTGTATTCAACTTGATGACGAGGCTAAGCTGTCAAACGTCGAACTGTCAAATATGTTTCAACTCCCTTTCCGTGCGGTATAACCGGATTGGGACAACAAAAGTTCCGGAATTACGTGAATAAGGTTTCGGAGGTGAGCCGGAGAACTGTAAAAAAACTTTCGACGGGGTTATGATCGAGAAAACGTATGAAGGGAGTGAAAGAAGGTTATATCGGTTATACGGATCCTCTTGCAAGTTGCAGGGCACTGTTACACGGAAATCGGCTTGGGGTGAACATACGTACTTCCCGCGTCCCAAGTTCTCGACTTACTGGGAACCGTTTACGATATATGTACGCTGACAATTGCCGGGAGCCGAGGTTAGCACAAATGCCCCTAGGCTGAGCCGAGTATAGTAGTTGTGTAGAAATTGGTGGAAATTTGCTGTGAGATGGTAAAGCAGcgccaccaacgggaatcgTCTTACGGACATGTCGCGAAGCTTCAAACATTGTGACGTCTTTTCCTGTAATATCGTTCCGCGAAGAGGTATGAGCCGAGCCTTGTTATTTTACGAATCTGTGTGCAtctgaaatataattcaaGTTATCGAGTATTGAACCTATCAATTACGTACGCTAAACTCTGATCTACAATTCAAGTGGCAAAGTTTTGTGATTTTGTGTTTCAAGTTACAATTATTGTCTGTAAAACATACGTGCCAGCTTCATGGCGCCGCCTGATGTTTTCCACATTTCGGAATAATTTAAACTgtattcgttttatttcagGGCAAAATGGGACGGTATTCTCGTGAGCCTGATAATGCGACCAAGTCGTGCAAAGCACGCGGTTCGAACCTTCGGGTGCACTTCAAGGTAAACAATTTCACGCttctttcattatttgagaatAACCTAGAAATTTACAATCTGCGGGTTCTTCTGCACCTGGTGTAAATTTTGCCAAGATTCTAACAatcgtatttttattacaattgaGCGTTCGATCGTATTGCACATTCCATGCATTAGGTAATTTTCAAGAGTTTGTGTGGTGTCTTATGGAAATCGTGTGCAATgtgtattttatacgtattgaaatttcaaatttccaacTTGCAAAGATATGAAAGAATATAGTATTTCAAACTGCTATTATTTGTTTCTGAAAATGCGTGTAAGCTCGCCTGATGTATAAGTGAAATATTAGTAAAGTTGCATTTTCTTATGCTTTTTCTTTACCTTTCCTCGTATTTCTGTCACTTTACTTATAGGCCTTTGAAAGAATATTATGTACTCGAAATATACTTCGTTAATAAAGTTGTTAAAATTCTTTCAGAACACTCATGAAACTGCTCGTGCTATCAAGGGTATGGCTCTGCGTCGTGCCCAGAGGTATCTGAAGAGTGTCATTGAACACAAAGAATGCGTACCATTCCGCAGATTCAACGGTGGTGTTGGAAGGTGTGCTCAGGCTAAACAGTTTGGCACCACTCAAGGTTTGTATGTTTGCAAACACGCATGTTTTTCAACTCCTTTTAATTTCGAAGtagtgtaaaaatttattttaacaaaaCTCATTAGTTGGCAATAACAGCACTATCTGAACTGCAATGGAGtaacacatacatatgtatactgCAAATTCAACTCCTTCAAATTCATTAAAAGCTGCAAAATGATGAACTTTAGTAAATTGTCTGTTACATCATTACTAATTTAaatctcaatttttctcactgccattttaattgaattataGAAGCAAGGTATGTAATGTCGAAGAagttagaaagaaaaatgtatagttTGAGTTTTTTTTGTGAAGTTCCAGAAATTACGCACGATTTCTAGAATTCTAAGACTTTCTAATTGATGTAAGAAAATCATGTACTCTTATTCTGTTGGTATCAAGCACGCAAACTTTGTAATTCATTGAGCATTCATTTATTTAGGAAATACAGCACATTTATTCTTGAAACTTGATTGCATTATAAAACAAAGCAGCCTGTGTATATGCTGTGCAAGCTTTACTTATTCATCAATGTTAAACTATCCGTATGCTTAGGAGTTTAAAGAATCATATTCACTAAcagtaaaattaattgaatccTAGAAACTGGAATTTACGCGGAATTTTAACTATTATTGACAGTAGATACCATTTAAGAGATTGAAACTATGGAATAAAATCTTATTATCAATTAAATCAAGGGTAATTTGTGAAATATCACAGCTTTGGGAGCGTTAAGCTCTGCTattgttttttcatcacaatATAAATATCACTGTATTGaaacacaaaaattcaaatcgaaaTTTCAGAACTTCATTGTTTGTCAATAATTGGGAATTTTTTGACAAAGCTATTATTACGAAATAActaattttctttcgaaaatgtATCCGCACTATAATGTTACTGGATTTAAACATGTGTTTATACATAGTATTGAAAGCAGAATATATATGATTTACCTTTTTACTTAGGTCGTTGGCCGAAAAAGTCAGCAGAATTTTTGCTACAACTCTTGAAGAATGCCGAGAGTAACGCTGATTTCAAAGGTGTTGATGTAGATCGATTGGTTGTTGAACACATTCAGGTGAATCGAGCCCCATGCCTTCGCAGAAGAACTTACAGAGCGCATGGTCGTATCAATCGTGAGTATCTCATGTTTTACTTGAATTCTATCTGTACGACGTATCAAGTTCCATTCCTTTCAGTGTATCATCATCTAAAAACTTCTTTAAAGCTATTATATtccatttgaaaattgaacgcaGTACCATACATACAGTACAGGACATTAACGTTATATTGAGGAAGTATCTGAGAATCACAAATATCGACTCAGCATGTAATTAGgaaaatattatgtaaaaaaaatatgagtaaGACTGTACCGGACGAATAAACACCCAAGTTGCAGCATaacacgtgaaaaataaattgttttttccaGCTTACATGAGCTCTCCTTGCCACATAGAGGTCGTGCTCACTGAAAAAGAAGACGTGGTTGCGAAAGCCACTGAGGAGGAACCATCCAAGAAGAAGTTGAGCAAGAAGAAGCTTGCCCGTCAAAAAGAGAAGATGATGagggaataaataaaatagcaTTATCGACTTTACAATACGAGATCAAATGTACACTACCTTTGGTACAATAAAATCTTACTTTGTTCTCATTTTTGATTACATTTGGATGTATACTTGTCATTTCAGAATCTACAGCAATGCATCAAATTCTACTGTTTTAATACCTTTTCGTAAGTTGAGACACTTGAGGAATAATCGCATAAACATAATAGACCCCATATTAACACAAAGATTATTCGTATGTGACTATATTCGCGTAGGTAATCTTTGATAAATAAAAGTCAAGTGAAATGTTTGTAGGATTGCCCATGTTGTTTAAAGTAAAGATAAAACGGATTTTAGATATTTTACTGCTGAATTCAAACACTGCTATGCGCACAGTTAAAAAGACTGCTGTTATAAGTTTTCAGCTTTTCATACGCAGAGTGGTATGAATTGTTTTACATCCTCAAAACTACACCGTATAGTAGTTTTGAAGGTCAACATtagtttgtgaaaatttttgaatactaTTAATGGTTTCGTAATTAGcgaatgtttttcaatttcattcatgctttgaaagaaattttagtATGTTCACGATAATCAGCCGAAACGTTCacgaattatttcaatgaaCATTCTTCTCAAAATGTGTATATTTAATTCAATCGTGATTTTCATTCATGCTATAATATGCAGCAAAAACTCGTACGTAGGCAAATGTATTTTgagcaaaaattattattgaatacggtataatattatatcgatattaaaattgaagatgTAGACTCATCTCTATGTTGTATTGTAGAGATCAGTACGTAAATATATGAGAGAAAAAGACGCTAGAGTGACCCGTAATGATATACAAATTAGGGTCCCTAATACAAATCAATACTTATTCGATgagtgatatttttcattttattattggaTCGATATTCTTTTGTCTACGGGAAAAATAGTTTGTATGCAAGATTTTGATGCGGACTTTTACACATTCATCAAGATCGTTGAGTACTTGTTCTGAGCTTGTTTGATTATAGCTTATGAAATGCCTGACGGCAGTCCGGGGGTTatttataaagtaaattaaaaagttAGAGATATGAGTCGATAGCACTTTGTATTGGACAACGTATTGGATTAGCTGTCAACTTCACGCTTTAGTCCAAAAAATGAAAGCTCTTTGATTGGTCAACCATGGCCAAACTAAATAAACTCGGGAATaacattgaaaaacaattgttgactattaaaacaaagttttcgatgtacacataaatttaaaacgtaattataaaatggaaaaataatttcgaataataAACAAACAGGCGTATGCTATTAGAAAACGTAATGTTCATCAGCATATAGATATAAACGAGATTTAAAgaggttatttatttatcggcATGTCGGCGACGCGAAGCAATTGaatttaatacaaaaataaaatttggttCCACAGCACGAGACTtttgaattattgaaattcaaataattttaaaatggCAGATGAGGATAACGTTTTGTTTGTGAGAAAAAACTCTAAACAGGTATGATCGAATGATTCCTTATTATTCGTACGATCGTTGGTGGTACGTTGTGAGGTTATGTTTTTACATCCTTTGAATGATTGATCTCAGAGATCTGCTGTAACTGACGCTATTGACGATGACTGGGATGACACAGCTCTCATCAAGGCCTATGACAAAGCGGTAAATTTAGCCAAAGATGAAGTAGCAAGACGCATGGGTGTTGAAGCACAATCCACATCGCACGGCAAACAGAGCAAAGCGCATAATCACAAACCGAATCGACAAACAGCCAAGCCTTacaaggtataaaaatttcaataagtAAGGAACATTGACTTTAAAAATTAGCAAAGTAATCTCGCTTCTTCTTAGAAATGGGTCGTAGGCTCTCCTTGTCGTGCTGTATGGTCTGAGGATGGAGAAGTTTATGAAGCAGTGATacagaaaatttatgaaagtAGCGCTACTTGCATCGTCAAATTTATAGGTAATATTTTACGTTTCCGTCTTTGAGCTTATAGATCGTGGATAGACTCGAGCATCTGAAACGCTTGTATTTAAAATCCATGTTCCAAGTCTTTGACTAGTGCTGTCAAGTATCAGTCGGGTCTTACGTGTTCAAGATTCAAAGTAAATGTAATCTATGTAAGTCACAGACTACTCCCTGCAGTATGTAAACTTTCAGAAATATTGTAGTGACGTAACTTTTCAAAGTTCAAAATGCTACAGATAGATTGACAATCCTTCTTGAATTGAGCTGAGTTATATAAAATTCTATTGAGATGCTCGAGTCCTTCCAAAAACGGTCTTGCAAGTGTAAATGCTGGTAGCCAGCTATATCCAGTCTAGCGCGCCATCAAATTTAGTCAGCTACATATTATTACTCTCAGGTTACGAAAATTCAGCTAAGGTCGATATCAGTTCGCTTACTGAGTCTCTGGGTCTCGGTAGTCAAATAGCTCAAACTAAAGAGGCAAATGCAGAAAAAACTAGCTTCATAGATATTGGAGAATCTGATTCTGCCAATAATCCTGAAATGATAAACATGGTTAGTGAGGATAAGATGGAGTTAGACACCGATGATCAAAAGTTACCCAAGACAAATTTTACCACTGGAACATCTCTTGGTTGGCCATCTGGCATTGTACCTCCCGCACCCCCTTTACCGCCACAATTAATGACCAGGTAATGTTTGAGAAGactttttttgatttcatgaaatatttttcattataattatcgttcTATCTTTCATGTTGCACAGGCTACCGGAAAGCGATGGCGATGCACTTTCGAGCATGTTGATGTCTTGGTATATCAGTGGATTTCATACTGGTAATATGATTGGTTTTGGTTGCCGATTTTTCCATTGCCTATTAATCTATTTGTTGGCATTTCGtttaattcaaaattgattattaCAGGATATTATCATGGTATAAAACAAGCCAAGGAGAATCAAGAGAGACGGAAAAAGTGacacaatttataatttctcattaataaattgaattgattgatttttgtaaagaaaaatgatcTATTTATACGAAATTCATAATAAAAGTAagtcaaattttgaagaaCCAGTTGTCAATTTTCACTCATAATTCCGATGGTTTCTTAACGACGAGCAACGGATTCTATGAAGAACAAGAAACCAAATCTTAATgtgcaataaaatttactatGTGGCAGTTATTTTTAGAATTGTAGTTACTCCTGCAGAGAATATGGTAGTGATGAAATTAGAGTTCAGTTGATTTCGAGCTGCATATTACCGGAGTTCATTAATTCAAGAAGTGTCAAAACCGAATAGACTCGGGTCAATTTGACAATAACATATCAATTTTAATGTTCATCTAAAGGAACAAGGGATTTTTTAGTAGAcagttcaatatttttcggtAATTCTCGTCGCTTCTGCTACGCCCTTTGAAACGctatcaagaaaaaaaagcttgcaaataattaattagttTAAAAGAGGCGGACGTACAGTGCTTGGctctattttttcatttcaagagAGAAACTTGTGATTAGTTTTCCCGTACAATTTTCTGCTCatctaaatttaaaaatacgtactttgtggaatttttaaaaatttacaatgttTTTGCCATGTATTCAATTTGCAGAGCTTAGATCCTGCGCGGGGACCGAAACATACGATTAATTAGCGTACGGCACTGACAAAGAGAGTATATATCAGACCTTTAGATCACGGATTTTGTTGAAACTACCAGGGCTGTTTCTTTGCCACATCAAATCGGATTTTTAACGTTTAGATCCATCCATTGGGCCTTTCTTCGTTCGGTTCGATAGATGAGGTTGTcggttttgaaatttcaaatttatacaaatcccctaaatgaatagaaaattgTCAGGGTCGAAGGCTGGCCAATTTGGCATGGAACGACCCATACTCCTGTGTGTATTCTGGCAGTTCAATTcctaatttttatacaaatcaATGCATAAAACATTAGCGAAGTGTTAACTTTATAGAAATCGCAAAggtgtacatatatttgttattttgaaagttcaattttaaaatggTCACGTCTTGTTCAGGCTCTACGTTACATGGCTTTCATTCAATATGCATGATACTATAATTATTTCGAAGTTGCGTAATATTAATTTGATCGCAGTGCATTTTCATCTTCCGTGCGCCGAACTTACTTGGTTTTCTACTTTGTAgtattcatattccatttttCGATGCGGCGAACAAGTGAACATTTTCTGCGAATAGCGATCTTGAGGTGAAATACGATCCGATGATGCACCTCCACATAGAGCGTATTTCGGGAGAAAAATGTCCAACAGTGTGAATGTTTGGTTTCGATCAATATACGTCTGACCTCGAACTACTCTGTTTGGTCAGTTTAgaacattattataattaggATGcaccaaatttttctttccactgTTTGTACATGTCGGCTATGTGCTTCGATGTAGGCTTAATTCGATCAAAGGCTATCTGGAGGTAGTTCAATTTACTAATGGCtccgtgatgaatttttccaatttccccGCGTACGATTTTGTTTTCCTCAAGCATTTGCCAAATCGGGCGTAACTGCATCATCCATGCTTCTTTGCATATCAACTTTAAGTCGGCGCAGGAGTAACCCTCGGTTTTTTGTACCAATTCGAAGAAGTCTTTGTCTTGGAGGAGGTCGACGTGGACGTATGATCGAAGAAATTCAAAACGACTCCTCACATCCGGAAGGTCAACGAGAATACGTTTCTCGAGTCGACGAAGAAGCGCGGCATCCAGTTCCCTGCGCCGAAATCAAACATCTCAGTTTAATTCTTCGAGACTGAACCGAAAATTGACTCACCAGGGTGAATTTGTGGCGGCCAGAAGTAGAATTCGATTCTTCGATGAAACAAGTCCGTCCATTCTGGCCAGCAGTTCCGCTCGAAAACGTCTGGCTGGGTCTGTGCAGTTCGAAGATGTCACATCCGCGTGACTACCAACTACCCAGTCAGCTTCGTCGATGAATATTACCGCTGGGGCATGATGTTCTGCCAGGTCGAAAAGGATCTGTGAAGTTCAAGGTTGAGCTAAAAGACTTAATTTTCACATGCACGAGCAAAACGAAGACCATATAAATGACCCTACGACACTGAAGATTTCTTCTTGGGTACTGGAGAaacttgttcaaatttttcaactcttctGTATAAACTCATTTTGctttttcacaaattcttAAAGTTCTGCCAGATTCTATTTATTCAAAGAATGACTCATTTTCTACCGTGattcaagaaattgaaagaatgaaacaaaaacagaCATCAGTTAccgaaatctgaaattttccacttgacaaaaaacaaaaataaatatataaattagaACGATTTTATGTTTCGTCTCTTAACGAGATGTCGGCaaagttttcaataaaaatcaagAGGGTTCCTTTGCGCCACATCTTGAATATCTCTTGAGATTTTTATGGGAAAGGCCTGATCCGCCTCAGACCaccttgcaaaaaaaaaaaaaaaaaaaatgtattccaCACGGGTATTATTGGACACAGGCTTATCTGACACGGCCTTCTTCTATTAGGACGAATACGATCTTTTCCATTAAAATCTCAAGAGCTGTGTAATGCAGATAGTATTTTCGGCAAAATTAACACAATGCACTTACTCGAACTAGCTTTTCCGAGTCTCCTCTCCATTTGCTGACGATCGAAGTCgacgaaatgttgaaaaatgtaatcttGCACTCAGTGGCAACAGCTTTAGCCAGCATGGTTTTACCTACGTCGCATAAAACCagaaaagacaaaaatatcAGCCTTTAATTTGAGCAAAACGCTGGTTGTCCAAATAGATTGAACCCGGATTTCGCATAAATTTCATGCTTTGCACCTGCGAAGAAGGTTGTCGGTGAATGGTGGTCGAAGGTTAAAGGTCGTGTTTATTATTGGTTGATGGACAAAGGGAAGTTAGTTCCTAGCCAGCGAGCCACGAACTGGATATTAGATTTGGGACTTTGGCTTGGCGGTTTTCAAAACCTCCCCCGACACgtgatgatgataattttaaaaGGGCGCTACCGGTTCCTGGAGGGCCGTACAAAAGGATTCCTTGCCATGGAGCTAGCTTGCCACCAAAAAGCTCGGGATATTTCATTGGGTACACCGTAGCCTCTTTCAGTAGACTCTTGCACTCCTTCAAGCCTTCGATGTCGTCCCAATGAACGTTCAAGTCCGTCATTACGATATCCTGTAAA includes:
- the LOC124180759 gene encoding 60S ribosomal protein L17: MGRYSREPDNATKSCKARGSNLRVHFKNTHETARAIKGMALRRAQRYLKSVIEHKECVPFRRFNGGVGRCAQAKQFGTTQGRWPKKSAEFLLQLLKNAESNADFKGVDVDRLVVEHIQVNRAPCLRRRTYRAHGRINPYMSSPCHIEVVLTEKEDVVAKATEEEPSKKKLSKKKLARQKEKMMRE
- the LOC124180757 gene encoding survival motor neuron protein, with protein sequence MADEDNVLFVRKNSKQRSAVTDAIDDDWDDTALIKAYDKAVNLAKDEVARRMGVEAQSTSHGKQSKAHNHKPNRQTAKPYKKWVVGSPCRAVWSEDGEVYEAVIQKIYESSATCIVKFIGYENSAKVDISSLTESLGLGSQIAQTKEANAEKTSFIDIGESDSANNPEMINMVSEDKMELDTDDQKLPKTNFTTGTSLGWPSGIVPPAPPLPPQLMTRLPESDGDALSSMLMSWYISGFHTGYYHGIKQAKENQERRKK
- the LOC124180751 gene encoding katanin p60 ATPase-containing subunit A-like 2 isoform X5 is translated as MYLIAEFLREQGIKKEKINRNLRKPADVRPTELAKGKPLPKVNNVQTAADNEPNLGITVTPVFQSSGNAEHVNVSAVNEEVAHFAKERILKPIGNLYQLGTEWRDMADTISRDIVMTDLNVHWDDIEGLKECKSLLKEATVYPMKYPELFGGKLAPWQGILLYGPPGTGKTMLAKAVATECKITFFNISSTSIVSKWRGDSEKLVRILFDLAEHHAPAVIFIDEADWVVGSHADVTSSNCTDPARRFRAELLARMDGLVSSKNRILLLAATNSPWELDAALLRRLEKRILVDLPDVRSRFEFLRSYVHVDLLQDKDFFELVQKTEGYSCADLKLICKEAWMMQLRPIWQMLEENKIVRGEIGKIHHGAISKLNYLQIAFDRIKPTSKHIADMYKQWKEKFGAS
- the LOC124180751 gene encoding katanin p60 ATPase-containing subunit A-like 2 isoform X3, with the translated sequence MYLIAEFLREQGCIDTVESLVKEAQLSGDYQVCDNIDLDTVLVEFSDYHYAKYNKYPKICKKIEPTACNNAVNINPIKKEKINRNLRKPADVRPTELAKGKPLPKVNNVQTAADNEPNLGITVTPVFQSSGNAEHVNVSAVNEEVAHFAKERILKPIGNLYQLGTEWRDMADTISRDIVMTDLNVHWDDIEGLKECKSLLKEATVYPMKYPELFGGKLAPWQGILLYGPPGTGKTMLAKAVATECKITFFNISSTSIVSKWRGDSEKLVRILFDLAEHHAPAVIFIDEADWVVGSHADVTSSNCTDPARRFRAELLARMDGLVSSKNRILLLAATNSPWELDAALLRRLEKRILVDLPDVRSRFEFLRSYVHVDLLQDKDFFELVQKTEGYSCADLKLICKEAWMMQLRPIWQMLEENKIVRGEIGKIHHGAISKLNYLQIAFDRIKPTSKHIADMYKQWKEKFGAS
- the LOC124180751 gene encoding katanin p60 ATPase-containing subunit A-like 2 isoform X2 is translated as MINKDEEKRSQERRRSLMYLIAEFLREQGCIDTVESLVKEAQLSGDYQVCDNIDLDTVLVEFSDYHYAKYNKYPKICKKIEPTACNNAVNINPIKKEKINRNLRKPADVRPTELAKGKPLPKVNNVQTAADNEPNLGITVTPVFQSSGNAEHVNVSAVNEEVAHFAKERILKPIGNLYQLGTEWRDMADTISRDIVMTDLNVHWDDIEGLKECKSLLKEATVYPMKYPELFGGKLAPWQGILLYGPPGTGKTMLAKAVATECKITFFNISSTSIVSKWRGDSEKLVRILFDLAEHHAPAVIFIDEADWVVGSHADVTSSNCTDPARRFRAELLARMDGLVSSKNRILLLAATNSPWELDAALLRRLEKRILVDLPDVRSRFEFLRSYVHVDLLQDKDFFELVQKTEGYSCADLKLICKEAWMMQLRPIWQMLEENKIVRGEIGKIHHGAISKLNYLQIAFDRIKPTSKHIADMYKQWKEKFGAS
- the LOC124180751 gene encoding katanin p60 ATPase-containing subunit A-like 2 isoform X1 is translated as MADYLSSYSSSKIAHVAREKEEKRSQERRRSLMYLIAEFLREQGCIDTVESLVKEAQLSGDYQVCDNIDLDTVLVEFSDYHYAKYNKYPKICKKIEPTACNNAVNINPIKKEKINRNLRKPADVRPTELAKGKPLPKVNNVQTAADNEPNLGITVTPVFQSSGNAEHVNVSAVNEEVAHFAKERILKPIGNLYQLGTEWRDMADTISRDIVMTDLNVHWDDIEGLKECKSLLKEATVYPMKYPELFGGKLAPWQGILLYGPPGTGKTMLAKAVATECKITFFNISSTSIVSKWRGDSEKLVRILFDLAEHHAPAVIFIDEADWVVGSHADVTSSNCTDPARRFRAELLARMDGLVSSKNRILLLAATNSPWELDAALLRRLEKRILVDLPDVRSRFEFLRSYVHVDLLQDKDFFELVQKTEGYSCADLKLICKEAWMMQLRPIWQMLEENKIVRGEIGKIHHGAISKLNYLQIAFDRIKPTSKHIADMYKQWKEKFGAS
- the LOC124180751 gene encoding katanin p60 ATPase-containing subunit A-like 2 isoform X4, which produces MADYLSSYSSSKIAHVAREKEEKRSQERRRSLMYLIAEFLREQGIKKEKINRNLRKPADVRPTELAKGKPLPKVNNVQTAADNEPNLGITVTPVFQSSGNAEHVNVSAVNEEVAHFAKERILKPIGNLYQLGTEWRDMADTISRDIVMTDLNVHWDDIEGLKECKSLLKEATVYPMKYPELFGGKLAPWQGILLYGPPGTGKTMLAKAVATECKITFFNISSTSIVSKWRGDSEKLVRILFDLAEHHAPAVIFIDEADWVVGSHADVTSSNCTDPARRFRAELLARMDGLVSSKNRILLLAATNSPWELDAALLRRLEKRILVDLPDVRSRFEFLRSYVHVDLLQDKDFFELVQKTEGYSCADLKLICKEAWMMQLRPIWQMLEENKIVRGEIGKIHHGAISKLNYLQIAFDRIKPTSKHIADMYKQWKEKFGAS